A genomic window from Fibrobacter succinogenes includes:
- a CDS encoding VanZ family protein yields the protein MFESLFDKYPFFRKVPAILCMAIIFKLSSMTSAELEDFPHVWDKLAHTCEYATLAGCFCMWWARGQWSIKPWLKVVIVMLLALAYGCTDEYHQLFVEGRSCDAMDLIADSLGGFIGGSVYVLVVKILNKFDPLPSAS from the coding sequence ATGTTTGAATCGTTATTTGACAAGTATCCGTTTTTCAGAAAAGTACCGGCCATCCTTTGCATGGCGATTATATTCAAGCTTTCGTCGATGACTTCTGCGGAGCTGGAAGATTTCCCGCATGTGTGGGATAAGCTTGCGCATACTTGCGAATACGCCACATTGGCGGGTTGCTTTTGCATGTGGTGGGCTCGCGGTCAGTGGTCTATAAAGCCGTGGCTCAAGGTTGTAATAGTGATGCTCTTGGCACTTGCGTATGGTTGCACGGACGAATACCACCAGTTGTTTGTGGAAGGCCGTAGCTGCGATGCGATGGACTTGATTGCGGATTCTCTTGGTGGATTTATCGGCGGCTCAGTTTACGTGCTTGTCGTAAAGATTTTGAACAAGTTTGACCCACTTCCCTCTGCTAGTTAA
- a CDS encoding FecR family protein, translating to MSGTLCACDGEKKNANKVLSNKHVFNASVREIMGDAKIIIDGDAYSLDVGQNVFEKTQLEAGVASSVVLSVADGSALKVDGKSVIQFDATIESLKRTMSVALRQGRLMFDVQKQAIKDEFEISTENVVSVVRSAVGFVENIDGLEVSSLKEGSVVAVKSDLEQSIKNGQTLIANVNGIKILPLASSGTLFLARAIDSVATEAASELGVHASKLNLDKIAAMLVAFDDAYKKKADSLIKKTQVSFKPKILNEYIGKPSVTLEALFVPGSIVSVQGFVDTIPESGIYKRTFEWADSTAFGPKRFVVNCSNGEVEYICHTWITNFVSAKMAEVLTKADERKTHVVKDTVQQPKNLKPTVVIEGSGRERIHVLPEERDIPATLRFSVAGLMGADLKQIKKIVVKRKGAIIKTFSGDELTTNSFKLPLRLKQNRIAHIEIWVYFVNGKRIKGRKVYETYCYFENYEGGKKSNRINDMTAEEEYKNVVSKHLLKNE from the coding sequence GCGATGCCAAGATTATCATTGATGGCGATGCTTATTCTTTAGATGTTGGACAGAATGTCTTTGAAAAAACGCAACTGGAGGCTGGAGTTGCCTCGTCGGTCGTACTTTCTGTGGCCGATGGTTCTGCTTTAAAGGTCGATGGAAAATCGGTAATCCAGTTTGACGCGACGATAGAATCCTTGAAACGAACGATGTCGGTGGCGCTCCGTCAAGGGCGGCTGATGTTTGATGTGCAAAAGCAAGCGATTAAGGATGAATTTGAAATCAGTACTGAAAACGTTGTGTCCGTGGTTCGCAGTGCGGTGGGTTTTGTTGAAAATATCGATGGCTTAGAAGTTTCTTCGCTTAAGGAAGGATCGGTTGTTGCTGTAAAATCAGATTTAGAACAGTCTATTAAGAACGGGCAGACTTTGATTGCAAATGTGAATGGCATTAAAATTCTTCCGCTTGCAAGTTCGGGAACGCTGTTTTTGGCGCGAGCCATTGATTCTGTGGCAACGGAGGCTGCGTCTGAGCTTGGGGTGCATGCTTCAAAGCTGAATCTTGATAAGATTGCGGCGATGTTGGTGGCTTTTGATGATGCTTATAAAAAGAAAGCCGATAGCTTAATAAAGAAAACACAGGTATCGTTTAAGCCGAAAATTTTGAACGAATACATCGGAAAGCCAAGTGTTACATTGGAAGCGCTATTTGTGCCGGGCAGCATTGTTTCGGTGCAAGGTTTTGTAGATACGATTCCAGAAAGCGGGATTTACAAGCGGACTTTTGAATGGGCTGATTCTACGGCGTTTGGACCGAAGCGTTTTGTCGTCAATTGTAGCAATGGCGAGGTAGAATATATTTGCCATACGTGGATTACGAATTTTGTTTCGGCGAAAATGGCTGAGGTCTTGACAAAGGCGGATGAACGTAAGACTCACGTTGTAAAGGATACTGTCCAACAACCCAAAAATCTCAAACCTACGGTTGTAATTGAAGGCTCGGGTCGTGAGCGCATTCACGTGTTGCCCGAAGAGCGCGATATCCCGGCGACGCTGCGTTTTAGCGTGGCTGGCTTGATGGGTGCTGATTTAAAGCAAATTAAGAAGATTGTGGTTAAGCGTAAAGGTGCTATTATTAAAACGTTTAGTGGCGATGAATTGACAACAAATTCTTTTAAACTTCCGCTCCGGTTGAAGCAGAATAGAATTGCGCATATCGAAATTTGGGTGTATTTTGTGAATGGCAAACGCATCAAGGGCCGAAAAGTTTATGAGACTTACTGCTATTTTGAAAATTACGAAGGTGGTAAAAAGAGTAATCGAATTAACGATATGACGGCGGAAGAAGAGTATAAAAACGTCGTGTCCAAGCACCTGCTCAAGAACGAATAG